One window of the Xiphophorus hellerii strain 12219 chromosome 15, Xiphophorus_hellerii-4.1, whole genome shotgun sequence genome contains the following:
- the mia3 gene encoding transport and Golgi organization protein 1 homolog isoform X1 yields the protein MLRRAEESRSQANKTANMAAKHFYRQGFLLLLFNFISTAALEKRFSDFKRCADEECSMLLCRGKAVKDFSGPDCRFLSFKKSETIYVYYKLSGKRADLWAGSVGSNFGYFPKDLLAVNHLYTEKELEIKAEDTDFVCFDTGYDKFDSYDIDLLLGLSVEENDGENNGTTGEDTESIEEETKPSVEEVTEIETQTEHVDKLEELHEDQSASLPKLEINTSTDSSSLKDEGSNTATVPVTESEEVRQQNLTESPVQIMPESSETTDESDVETAPVTVSEGVQIPQLKPTLGTTFDAVVTEEKITTKVTPYEEEDSEDLQDHSEERKEEVPLLSFLEEPTDTLEMDSSKEQEKLPPAQKKEPNATEEKNLWTSLGDAVFSVVTGGETTGEDVSSDEEDEDETEEPAAEPEKSFEKTETEPLLPDNQKHPEDMEPPPLDPHQSNSVEQEINETKNNPEKLSIDGNVGDQEVSEHKDEMVQGDEALNSPSEPEPHETKESSLSEEPVLEDDLVSTPDDDKSDDETPEDEDELEDPEISKTDDNIQEKTVVEEQLLDSVPDESRTTSEQELGITESEKVPDQSFELKQSSDSDVTVDQHLITDEKPDQINDNIVTDVESNTSQTLVSVEEEIHEQPHAEEDEDEKVAETEEEINEEKEELLEDENALLSAQSDDVIAEKPTEETTQLAESAEEPEYSENILRLSLLREHFTEEKMDHIQKLLGLKNLFKVEAMFADLDTELKATRLSHTDATQNVESTLENILEASENTILDEIEKMLDSREKKQDEEHHADTSSLDEETEMLDDFQELAFSLRQKYSTSSDSAPLATPVTPLESTHDQPPSNVAEETPPIVAEKFDNVPETDRVDPEEESTKIKEEQVVWTKENMIPEKDAEDSDKNKDQSSLTVSDEEEKVPQPTPEYLLDVDVEAGVEHYPSGSVDSMETVTEKPEEELGLFTTGTVYMCCIFSVIKNKTVEWTTVMISLLPEEWKPGETLFGCPWQAVIVTALIGVLTFTIFFWRTVLAVKKSKYLVDEKKFKDKIQTLIKDKSDALAKISELQKQTEQLKENQKQSKETVSCTMKRMQALESKVVKADKMNEQMAEEKNKFLKLLEEERAISLQNDSRLEKLERANEKLQVSRKKIQEALAKSTILLDEAKIREDARNAQHKCFQKEFAALKEENKTLKTSIKAWEEKHKELNEKIKVYQKSHKELEDSVVLKDHNVEVLSELLADLDACDLQKGETSVLANGEVAPADKKTAIKNRIKQMMDVTRVQTTLTVIEEERDRFMAKLLNEEKSRKELEEKHQELEHSIGALKSEKSQIENQYKILQQKNEIMVEMYQQKENALQQRLTKEELERRSKENLLSEVGGKAVEAEEQVKLLRQRINEMEEQMKKTEEVYKEQIKEQENKTHSNWVNARNAERALSQEKVESSKLREKLAILTSQLNERRAPLFRPNSGQPPGPRQGDSYGPSPVSGGAPSPPIMIEGPRRPPSAPVGRRIDPYAPRPPSDPHGMYPENKHVPGMDMMGPRSSSPANPDGSTAVIDPQIKTESQAVASTESPEPGPGSFMASPIRDSPGSMVQRPPPGPGPHDPFLPPGPNVRLPPPGPYGHPRPGPYPLPPGPLPPNVPPLHGPPLPANGHPGMPLPGPMGGEFGPRPANGHLFQPRLGPDSRGPPPPHFRPSLPPNFGPMPPPLGVRRPLGPRPLIPHDMRFPGPRDHISPLMDLPPGVPPPGGLPLPAHPGQGLPSNPQNLAGPQSGPAPDTHLKQEAPQDSVRPGMV from the exons ATGCTCCGGCGAGCGGAGGAATCAAGAAGCCAGGCAAACAAAACTGCCAACATGGCAGCAAAACACTTTTACCGACAGGGCTTTTTGCtacttttatttaactttatttcaacCGCAGCTTTGGAGAAGAGGTTCTCCGACTTTAAAAGATGCGCCGACGAGGAGTGCAGCA tgctTCTTTGCCGGGGAAAAGCTGTAAAAGATTTCTCAGGACCTGATTGTCGGTTCCTTTCATTTAAGAAATCTGAAACTATATATGTATACTATAAGCTGTCCGGAAAAAGGGCTGACCTATGGGCAGGAAGT GTCGGAAGCAACTTTGGATATTTCCCAAAGGACCTTCTAGCTGTAAACCACCTTTATACAGAAAAAGAACTTGAAATTAAAGCAGAG GATACagattttgtctgttttgacaCTGGATATGACAAGTTTGACTCTTACGACATAGACCTACTCTTAGGCCTGTCTGTCGAGGAGAATGATGGTGAGAATAATGGAACAACAGGAGAAGACACAGAGAGCATTGAGGAAGAAACTAAGCCATCAGTAGAGGAAGTGACTGAGAttgaaacacaaactgaacatgTTGATAAGTTAGAGGAGCTTCATGAAGACCAAAGTGCCTCTTTGCCTAAACTTGAAATAAACACTTCAACAGATTCATCTTCGTTGAAAGACGAAGGGTCTAATACAGCCACTGTGCCTGTAACAGAGAGCGAGGAAGTTCGGCAACAGAATTTAACAGAGTCTCCTGTGCAAATTATGCCAGAAAGTAGTGAAACCACAGATGAATCTGATGTGGAGACTGCTCCAGTGACGGTTTCTGAAGGAGTTCAGATCCCACAGTTGAAACCCACCCTTGGAACGACCTTTGATGCTGTCGtcacagaagaaaaaatcaCCACTAAAGTTACTCCGTATGAAGAGGAGGACAGCGAAGATCTACAAGACCATTCAGAAGAACGTAAAGAGGAGGTTCCACTGCTTTCCTTCTTGGAGGAACCCACAGACACTCTGGAAATGGATTCTTCAAAAGAGCAAGAGAAACTTCCAccagcacaaaaaaaagaaccaaacgCCACAGAGGAGAAAAACTTGTGGACATCGCTTGGAGATGCAGTATTTTCAGTTGTCACGGGAGGAGAAACCACAGGAGAGGATGTTAGTTCAGAcgaggaggatgaggatgagacagaggaacctgctgcagaaCCTGAGAAGAGTTTTGAGAAAACTGAGACGGAACCCCTTTTACCAGAcaatcaaaaacatccagaGGACATGGAGCCACCTCCTCTAGATCCCCATCAATCCAACTCTGTGGAGCAAGAAATTAATGAAACGAAAAACAATCCTGAGAAGCTTTCCATTGATGGAAATGTGGGTGATCAAGAAGTGAGTGAACACAAAGATGAAATGGTACAGGGGGATGAAGCATTGAACTCCCCCAGTGAGCCAGAACCCCATGAAACAAAGGAGAGTAGTCTGTCAGAAGAGCCGGTATTAGAGGATGATCTTGTAAGCACTCCTGATGATGATAAATCAGATGATGAAACAcctgaagatgaagatgagtTAGAGGATCCAGAAATTAGCAAAACAGATGATAACATACAGGAGAAGACTGTTGTGGAAGAACAACTTTTAGACAGTGTGCCGGATGAAAGCAGAACTACGTCCGAGCAGGAATTGGGTATTACTGAAAGTGAAAAAGTCCCAGACCAATCTTTTGAGCTAAAGCAATCTAGTGATTCAGATGTCACTGTTGACCAGCATTTAATAACCGATGAGAAACCAGATCAGATAAATGACAACATAGTGACAGATGTTGAAAGTAATACAAGTCAGACATTAGTATCTGTGGAAGAAGAGATTCATGAGCAACCACATGcagaggaggatgaagatgaaAAAGTTGCAGAGACTGAAGAAGAGattaatgaagaaaaagaggagtTACTTGAGGATGAAAATGCACTTTTATCTGCTCAATCAGATGATGTTATCGCTGAAAAACCCACGGAGGAAACAACTCAGTTAGCCGAGTCGGCTGAAGAGCCAGAATACAGCGAAAATATACTGAGGCTGTCTCTGCTTAGAGAGCACTTCACAGAGGAGAAAATGGACCACATCCAAAAGCTTTTGGGTCTCAAAAATCTCTTCAAAGTGGAAGCCATGTTCGCTGATCTGGACACAGAGTTAAAGGCTACTCGCTTGTCACACACAGATGCCACGCAAAATGTCGAAAGTACTCTCGAGAACATCCTGGAGGCTTCGGAGAACACTATCCTCGACGAGATTGAGAAGATGCTCGACAGccgggaaaaaaaacaagacgaGGAGCACCATGCGGACACGAGTAGTTTGGATGAGGAAACTGAAATGCTTGATGACTTTCAGGAACTTGCTTTTAGTCTACGCCAAAAGTACTCGACGTCCAGTGACAGTGCACCCTTAGCAACACCAGTAACACCATTGGAGAGCACACATG ACCAACCTCCCTCCAATGTTGCAGAAGAGACTCCCCCCATTGTTGCAGAAAAGTTTGACAATGTGCCAGAAACTGATAGAGTAGATCCGGAAGAAGAGTCGACTAAGATTAAAGAGGAGCAGGTGGTTTGGACTAAGGAAAACATGATCCCGGAGAAGGATGCTGAAGActctgataaaaacaaagaccAGTCGAGCCTCACTGTGTCAGACGAGGAGGAAAAGGTCCCTCAACCCACCCCTGAATATCTGTTGGATGTGGATGTTGAGGCTGGAGTTGAACATTATCCCTCCG GATCCGTGGACTCTATGGAGACAGTGACAGAAAAGCCTGAGGAAGAATTGGGATTGTTTACAACTGGAACTGTTTACATGTGCTGCATCTTCTCAGTAATCAAGAATAAAACTGTGGAGTGGACCACTGTG ATGATTTCTTTGCTGCCAGAGGAGTGGAAGCCAGGGGAAACGTTGTTTGGCTGTCCTTGGCAAGCTGTCATTGTCACAGCTTTGATTGGAGTTCTTACCTTCACCATCTTCTTCTGGAGAACAGTATTGGCA gtGAAGAAGAGTAAATACCTTG TGGAcgagaaaaagttcaaggatAAAATCCAGACACTCATAAAAGATAAGAGTGATGCTCTTGCTAAGATATCTGAACTCCAAAAGCAG ACTGAACAgctgaaagaaaatcagaaacagtCAAAGGAAACTGTGAGCTGCACCATGAAAAGGATGCAAGCATTGGAG AGTAAAGTTGTCAAAGCTGACAAGATGAATGAACAGATGGCAGAAGAGAAGAACAAATTCTTGAAGCTACTAGAGGAAGAGCGAGCCATCTCTCTCCAGAATGACAGCAGG CTAGAAAAATTAGAGAGGGCAAATGAAAAGTTGCAGGTCAGCCGGAAAAAGATACAGGAAGCTCTAGCTAAG tcCACTATTCTTTTGGATGAAGCCAAGATTCGAGAAGATGCACGAAATGCTCAACACAAATGTTTCCAGAAAGAGTTTGCAGCTTTAAAGGAAGAGAATAAAACT CTTAAAACAAGTATTAAAGCCTGGGAGGAAAAACATAAGGAGCTGAATGAGAAGATAAAAGTTTATCAAAAGTCCCATAAAGAACTGGAGGATTCTGTGGTGCTCAAAGATCACAATGTGGAG GTTCTGTCTGAACTTCTGGCAGACCTAGATGCTTGCGATTTGCAGAAAGGTGAAACCAGTGTATTGGCAAATGGTGAAGTGGCACCTG CTGATAAGAAAACGGCcataaaaaacagaatcaaGCAAATGATGGATGTTACCAGG GTCCAGACAACTCTCACAGTTATCGAAGAAGAGCGCGACCGCTTCATGGCAAAACTCCTCAATGAAGAAAAATCTAGAAAGGAACTTGAGG aaaaacaccaggAGCTGGAACATTCAATCGGAGCCCTCAAAAGTGAGAAGAGTCAGATTGAAAACCAGTACAAGatcctgcagcagaaaaatgaaatcatgGTTGAAATGTATCAGCAGAAGGAAAATGCTTTGCAGCA GAGGTTGACAAAGGAGGAGCTGGAGCGGCGCAGCAAAGAAAATCTGCTGTCTGAGGTGGGAGGGAAAGCTGTGGAAGCCGAGGAGCAGGTGAAGCTTTTAAGGCAGCGCATTAATGAGATGGAGGAGCAGATGAAGAAGACAGAGGAGGTCTATAAAGAGCAG ataaaagagcaggaaaacaaaactcattCCAACTGG GTGAATGCTCGCAATGCTGAGCGAGCTCTAAGTCAAGAAAAGGTAGAATCCTCAAAGCTGCGTGAAAA ATTGGCCATACTTACGTCGCAGCTTAATGAGCGCCGTGCGCCCCTGTTCAGGCCGAACTCCGGTCAGCCTCCAGGTCCTCGTCAAG GTGATTCATATGGACCCTCTCCTGTGAGTGGGGGTGCTCCGTCCCCTCCTATAATGATCGAGGGTCCGAGGCGCCCTCCTTCTGCCCCCGTAGGGCGAAGAATTGACCCGTATG CCCCTCGACCTCCATCCGATCCACACGGCATGTACCCTGAAAACAAACACGTCCCGGGGATGG ACATGATGGGCCCAAGAAGCTCCTCTCCCGCCAACCCGGACGGATCT ACTGCAGTGATAGAtccacagataaaaacagaaagtcagGCTGTGGCTTCCACAGAGAGTCCAGAGCCA GGACCTGGATCCTTCATGGCCTCTCCAATCAGAGACTCGCCCGGTTCGATGGTCCAAAGGCCTCCTCCAGGCCCGGGACCACATGACCCTTTTCTCCCTCCTGGACCCAACGTCCGTCTCCCTCCACCCGGACCTTACGGCCATCCAAGACCAGGCCCGTACCCACTCCCACCAGGGCCTCTTCCTCCAAATGTCCCCCCACTCCATGGCCCTCCTCTGCCGGCCAATGGACACCCAGGTATGCCCCTGCCTGGACCCATGGGCGGGGAGTTTGGCCCTCGACCTGCCAATGGACATTTATTCCAACCCAGACTGGGCCCTGATTCAAGAGGCCCACCACCACCACACTTCCGTCCCTCTCTACCGCCTAATTTTGGACCGATGCCTCCACCGCTCG GTGTCCGCAGACCTTTGGGGCCCCGTCCACTTATCCCTCATGACATGCGCTTCCCAGGACCGAGAGACCACATCAGCCCACTCATGGACCTGCCGCCAGGCGTGCCGCCACCCGGAGGCCTGCCCCTTCCTGCACATCCTGGTCAGGGGCTGCCCAGTAACCCCCAGAACTTAGCGGGCCCCCAGAGCGGCCCTGCTCCGGACACGCACCTGAAGCAGGAGGCTCCTCAGGATTCAGTCAGACCCGGAATGGTCTAG
- the mia3 gene encoding transport and Golgi organization protein 1 homolog isoform X2, protein MLRRAEESRSQANKTANMAAKHFYRQGFLLLLFNFISTAALEKRFSDFKRCADEECSMLLCRGKAVKDFSGPDCRFLSFKKSETIYVYYKLSGKRADLWAGSVGSNFGYFPKDLLAVNHLYTEKELEIKAEDTDFVCFDTGYDKFDSYDIDLLLGLSVEENDGENNGTTGEDTESIEEETKPSVEEVTEIETQTEHVDKLEELHEDQSASLPKLEINTSTDSSSLKDEGSNTATVPVTESEEVRQQNLTESPVQIMPESSETTDESDVETAPVTVSEGVQIPQLKPTLGTTFDAVVTEEKITTKVTPYEEEDSEDLQDHSEERKEEVPLLSFLEEPTDTLEMDSSKEQEKLPPAQKKEPNATEEKNLWTSLGDAVFSVVTGGETTGEDVSSDEEDEDETEEPAAEPEKSFEKTETEPLLPDNQKHPEDMEPPPLDPHQSNSVEQEINETKNNPEKLSIDGNVGDQEVSEHKDEMVQGDEALNSPSEPEPHETKESSLSEEPVLEDDLVSTPDDDKSDDETPEDEDELEDPEISKTDDNIQEKTVVEEQLLDSVPDESRTTSEQELGITESEKVPDQSFELKQSSDSDVTVDQHLITDEKPDQINDNIVTDVESNTSQTLVSVEEEIHEQPHAEEDEDEKVAETEEEINEEKEELLEDENALLSAQSDDVIAEKPTEETTQLAESAEEPEYSENILRLSLLREHFTEEKMDHIQKLLGLKNLFKVEAMFADLDTELKATRLSHTDATQNVESTLENILEASENTILDEIEKMLDSREKKQDEEHHADTSSLDEETEMLDDFQELAFSLRQKYSTSSDSAPLATPVTPLESTHDQPPSNVAEETPPIVAEKFDNVPETDRVDPEEESTKIKEEQVVWTKENMIPEKDAEDSDKNKDQSSLTVSDEEEKVPQPTPEYLLDVDVEAGVEHYPSGSVDSMETVTEKPEEELGLFTTGTVYMCCIFSVIKNKTVEWTTVMISLLPEEWKPGETLFGCPWQAVIVTALIGVLTFTIFFWRTVLAVKKSKYLVDEKKFKDKIQTLIKDKSDALAKISELQKQTEQLKENQKQSKETVSCTMKRMQALESKVVKADKMNEQMAEEKNKFLKLLEEERAISLQNDSRLEKLERANEKLQVSRKKIQEALAKSTILLDEAKIREDARNAQHKCFQKEFAALKEENKTLKTSIKAWEEKHKELNEKIKVYQKSHKELEDSVVLKDHNVEVLSELLADLDACDLQKGETSVLANGEVAPADKKTAIKNRIKQMMDVTRVQTTLTVIEEERDRFMAKLLNEEKSRKELEEKHQELEHSIGALKSEKSQIENQYKILQQKNEIMVEMYQQKENALQQRLTKEELERRSKENLLSEVGGKAVEAEEQVKLLRQRINEMEEQMKKTEEVYKEQIKEQENKTHSNWVNARNAERALSQEKVESSKLREKLAILTSQLNERRAPLFRPNSGQPPGPRQGDSYGPSPVSGGAPSPPIMIEGPRRPPSAPVGRRIDPYAPRPPSDPHGMYPENKHVPGMDMMGPRSSSPANPDGSGPGSFMASPIRDSPGSMVQRPPPGPGPHDPFLPPGPNVRLPPPGPYGHPRPGPYPLPPGPLPPNVPPLHGPPLPANGHPGMPLPGPMGGEFGPRPANGHLFQPRLGPDSRGPPPPHFRPSLPPNFGPMPPPLGVRRPLGPRPLIPHDMRFPGPRDHISPLMDLPPGVPPPGGLPLPAHPGQGLPSNPQNLAGPQSGPAPDTHLKQEAPQDSVRPGMV, encoded by the exons ATGCTCCGGCGAGCGGAGGAATCAAGAAGCCAGGCAAACAAAACTGCCAACATGGCAGCAAAACACTTTTACCGACAGGGCTTTTTGCtacttttatttaactttatttcaacCGCAGCTTTGGAGAAGAGGTTCTCCGACTTTAAAAGATGCGCCGACGAGGAGTGCAGCA tgctTCTTTGCCGGGGAAAAGCTGTAAAAGATTTCTCAGGACCTGATTGTCGGTTCCTTTCATTTAAGAAATCTGAAACTATATATGTATACTATAAGCTGTCCGGAAAAAGGGCTGACCTATGGGCAGGAAGT GTCGGAAGCAACTTTGGATATTTCCCAAAGGACCTTCTAGCTGTAAACCACCTTTATACAGAAAAAGAACTTGAAATTAAAGCAGAG GATACagattttgtctgttttgacaCTGGATATGACAAGTTTGACTCTTACGACATAGACCTACTCTTAGGCCTGTCTGTCGAGGAGAATGATGGTGAGAATAATGGAACAACAGGAGAAGACACAGAGAGCATTGAGGAAGAAACTAAGCCATCAGTAGAGGAAGTGACTGAGAttgaaacacaaactgaacatgTTGATAAGTTAGAGGAGCTTCATGAAGACCAAAGTGCCTCTTTGCCTAAACTTGAAATAAACACTTCAACAGATTCATCTTCGTTGAAAGACGAAGGGTCTAATACAGCCACTGTGCCTGTAACAGAGAGCGAGGAAGTTCGGCAACAGAATTTAACAGAGTCTCCTGTGCAAATTATGCCAGAAAGTAGTGAAACCACAGATGAATCTGATGTGGAGACTGCTCCAGTGACGGTTTCTGAAGGAGTTCAGATCCCACAGTTGAAACCCACCCTTGGAACGACCTTTGATGCTGTCGtcacagaagaaaaaatcaCCACTAAAGTTACTCCGTATGAAGAGGAGGACAGCGAAGATCTACAAGACCATTCAGAAGAACGTAAAGAGGAGGTTCCACTGCTTTCCTTCTTGGAGGAACCCACAGACACTCTGGAAATGGATTCTTCAAAAGAGCAAGAGAAACTTCCAccagcacaaaaaaaagaaccaaacgCCACAGAGGAGAAAAACTTGTGGACATCGCTTGGAGATGCAGTATTTTCAGTTGTCACGGGAGGAGAAACCACAGGAGAGGATGTTAGTTCAGAcgaggaggatgaggatgagacagaggaacctgctgcagaaCCTGAGAAGAGTTTTGAGAAAACTGAGACGGAACCCCTTTTACCAGAcaatcaaaaacatccagaGGACATGGAGCCACCTCCTCTAGATCCCCATCAATCCAACTCTGTGGAGCAAGAAATTAATGAAACGAAAAACAATCCTGAGAAGCTTTCCATTGATGGAAATGTGGGTGATCAAGAAGTGAGTGAACACAAAGATGAAATGGTACAGGGGGATGAAGCATTGAACTCCCCCAGTGAGCCAGAACCCCATGAAACAAAGGAGAGTAGTCTGTCAGAAGAGCCGGTATTAGAGGATGATCTTGTAAGCACTCCTGATGATGATAAATCAGATGATGAAACAcctgaagatgaagatgagtTAGAGGATCCAGAAATTAGCAAAACAGATGATAACATACAGGAGAAGACTGTTGTGGAAGAACAACTTTTAGACAGTGTGCCGGATGAAAGCAGAACTACGTCCGAGCAGGAATTGGGTATTACTGAAAGTGAAAAAGTCCCAGACCAATCTTTTGAGCTAAAGCAATCTAGTGATTCAGATGTCACTGTTGACCAGCATTTAATAACCGATGAGAAACCAGATCAGATAAATGACAACATAGTGACAGATGTTGAAAGTAATACAAGTCAGACATTAGTATCTGTGGAAGAAGAGATTCATGAGCAACCACATGcagaggaggatgaagatgaaAAAGTTGCAGAGACTGAAGAAGAGattaatgaagaaaaagaggagtTACTTGAGGATGAAAATGCACTTTTATCTGCTCAATCAGATGATGTTATCGCTGAAAAACCCACGGAGGAAACAACTCAGTTAGCCGAGTCGGCTGAAGAGCCAGAATACAGCGAAAATATACTGAGGCTGTCTCTGCTTAGAGAGCACTTCACAGAGGAGAAAATGGACCACATCCAAAAGCTTTTGGGTCTCAAAAATCTCTTCAAAGTGGAAGCCATGTTCGCTGATCTGGACACAGAGTTAAAGGCTACTCGCTTGTCACACACAGATGCCACGCAAAATGTCGAAAGTACTCTCGAGAACATCCTGGAGGCTTCGGAGAACACTATCCTCGACGAGATTGAGAAGATGCTCGACAGccgggaaaaaaaacaagacgaGGAGCACCATGCGGACACGAGTAGTTTGGATGAGGAAACTGAAATGCTTGATGACTTTCAGGAACTTGCTTTTAGTCTACGCCAAAAGTACTCGACGTCCAGTGACAGTGCACCCTTAGCAACACCAGTAACACCATTGGAGAGCACACATG ACCAACCTCCCTCCAATGTTGCAGAAGAGACTCCCCCCATTGTTGCAGAAAAGTTTGACAATGTGCCAGAAACTGATAGAGTAGATCCGGAAGAAGAGTCGACTAAGATTAAAGAGGAGCAGGTGGTTTGGACTAAGGAAAACATGATCCCGGAGAAGGATGCTGAAGActctgataaaaacaaagaccAGTCGAGCCTCACTGTGTCAGACGAGGAGGAAAAGGTCCCTCAACCCACCCCTGAATATCTGTTGGATGTGGATGTTGAGGCTGGAGTTGAACATTATCCCTCCG GATCCGTGGACTCTATGGAGACAGTGACAGAAAAGCCTGAGGAAGAATTGGGATTGTTTACAACTGGAACTGTTTACATGTGCTGCATCTTCTCAGTAATCAAGAATAAAACTGTGGAGTGGACCACTGTG ATGATTTCTTTGCTGCCAGAGGAGTGGAAGCCAGGGGAAACGTTGTTTGGCTGTCCTTGGCAAGCTGTCATTGTCACAGCTTTGATTGGAGTTCTTACCTTCACCATCTTCTTCTGGAGAACAGTATTGGCA gtGAAGAAGAGTAAATACCTTG TGGAcgagaaaaagttcaaggatAAAATCCAGACACTCATAAAAGATAAGAGTGATGCTCTTGCTAAGATATCTGAACTCCAAAAGCAG ACTGAACAgctgaaagaaaatcagaaacagtCAAAGGAAACTGTGAGCTGCACCATGAAAAGGATGCAAGCATTGGAG AGTAAAGTTGTCAAAGCTGACAAGATGAATGAACAGATGGCAGAAGAGAAGAACAAATTCTTGAAGCTACTAGAGGAAGAGCGAGCCATCTCTCTCCAGAATGACAGCAGG CTAGAAAAATTAGAGAGGGCAAATGAAAAGTTGCAGGTCAGCCGGAAAAAGATACAGGAAGCTCTAGCTAAG tcCACTATTCTTTTGGATGAAGCCAAGATTCGAGAAGATGCACGAAATGCTCAACACAAATGTTTCCAGAAAGAGTTTGCAGCTTTAAAGGAAGAGAATAAAACT CTTAAAACAAGTATTAAAGCCTGGGAGGAAAAACATAAGGAGCTGAATGAGAAGATAAAAGTTTATCAAAAGTCCCATAAAGAACTGGAGGATTCTGTGGTGCTCAAAGATCACAATGTGGAG GTTCTGTCTGAACTTCTGGCAGACCTAGATGCTTGCGATTTGCAGAAAGGTGAAACCAGTGTATTGGCAAATGGTGAAGTGGCACCTG CTGATAAGAAAACGGCcataaaaaacagaatcaaGCAAATGATGGATGTTACCAGG GTCCAGACAACTCTCACAGTTATCGAAGAAGAGCGCGACCGCTTCATGGCAAAACTCCTCAATGAAGAAAAATCTAGAAAGGAACTTGAGG aaaaacaccaggAGCTGGAACATTCAATCGGAGCCCTCAAAAGTGAGAAGAGTCAGATTGAAAACCAGTACAAGatcctgcagcagaaaaatgaaatcatgGTTGAAATGTATCAGCAGAAGGAAAATGCTTTGCAGCA GAGGTTGACAAAGGAGGAGCTGGAGCGGCGCAGCAAAGAAAATCTGCTGTCTGAGGTGGGAGGGAAAGCTGTGGAAGCCGAGGAGCAGGTGAAGCTTTTAAGGCAGCGCATTAATGAGATGGAGGAGCAGATGAAGAAGACAGAGGAGGTCTATAAAGAGCAG ataaaagagcaggaaaacaaaactcattCCAACTGG GTGAATGCTCGCAATGCTGAGCGAGCTCTAAGTCAAGAAAAGGTAGAATCCTCAAAGCTGCGTGAAAA ATTGGCCATACTTACGTCGCAGCTTAATGAGCGCCGTGCGCCCCTGTTCAGGCCGAACTCCGGTCAGCCTCCAGGTCCTCGTCAAG GTGATTCATATGGACCCTCTCCTGTGAGTGGGGGTGCTCCGTCCCCTCCTATAATGATCGAGGGTCCGAGGCGCCCTCCTTCTGCCCCCGTAGGGCGAAGAATTGACCCGTATG CCCCTCGACCTCCATCCGATCCACACGGCATGTACCCTGAAAACAAACACGTCCCGGGGATGG ACATGATGGGCCCAAGAAGCTCCTCTCCCGCCAACCCGGACGGATCT GGACCTGGATCCTTCATGGCCTCTCCAATCAGAGACTCGCCCGGTTCGATGGTCCAAAGGCCTCCTCCAGGCCCGGGACCACATGACCCTTTTCTCCCTCCTGGACCCAACGTCCGTCTCCCTCCACCCGGACCTTACGGCCATCCAAGACCAGGCCCGTACCCACTCCCACCAGGGCCTCTTCCTCCAAATGTCCCCCCACTCCATGGCCCTCCTCTGCCGGCCAATGGACACCCAGGTATGCCCCTGCCTGGACCCATGGGCGGGGAGTTTGGCCCTCGACCTGCCAATGGACATTTATTCCAACCCAGACTGGGCCCTGATTCAAGAGGCCCACCACCACCACACTTCCGTCCCTCTCTACCGCCTAATTTTGGACCGATGCCTCCACCGCTCG GTGTCCGCAGACCTTTGGGGCCCCGTCCACTTATCCCTCATGACATGCGCTTCCCAGGACCGAGAGACCACATCAGCCCACTCATGGACCTGCCGCCAGGCGTGCCGCCACCCGGAGGCCTGCCCCTTCCTGCACATCCTGGTCAGGGGCTGCCCAGTAACCCCCAGAACTTAGCGGGCCCCCAGAGCGGCCCTGCTCCGGACACGCACCTGAAGCAGGAGGCTCCTCAGGATTCAGTCAGACCCGGAATGGTCTAG